Within Tenebrio molitor chromosome 3, icTenMoli1.1, whole genome shotgun sequence, the genomic segment cagaaatgctgaattctgtttatgaaaattgttaccagcgtactcaaatgtgcttaaatgccaacggaaggcacacagaacatttattataaaataatgtttctagtctagtttacctttcattagttagtagatattctcagttagagttgaaagtacgaatatgtaaagtgtaaataaatttattcaatacattattttggctatttaaccacaattaagacgatactcttattacacagatcttccacaattttgcacacactacctctacatttatttacacattcaggaacaccactttatttattactcattcagctcagtctacaaaatcagcttttgtacttaaataagctggtgaattaacgcacgcagtgtacagcgttttcaataaatgtcattaatttgatttagtttgtcagatttgagatttgtcataaacgattctggtacctatgttgcttagatactgtcatactTACAAACagcaacaattaattcctgagtaggtacgtatttttgtggtcagcagcgtcgaatgggtgtggataggggttaatttatccccattattttggacctaacgaagggggtttttttggacttgttagatccttctaatcacccagaatttttttggcaggttatatcgggaccaccctgtatattaatacgtgaaggaaaacctttgtacccctttttaagcaaattgcgcGCACGGAGAAGTGTGAGATTTGGCATAGTTAAAGTTTATGTGGAGAAGGagtgcagaaagataaaatttatgtataatatacaaGGCGTCTCCAACAAAACAGACAAatccatagctctcttatttattggaggattttaattatttatacaccaaattaaatggttgtgaataagcTACGAAACGgcgtactaaattcacgtaaaacccaaagtgcttcaaggttaaactgtcaaaatatttttttgaaatacgaacacattttttttttttttgtaattctgatagagatttttattctgaaaacaacaatgtatgacATGTGTAATCTCAtataagaaaagaaaaaaataactacattctgaaacaaatgacgagcaccaagcgagaagctatcaaaattcattgcgttacaatgtacacttctattcaaaaaaaaagcgtacacgtATTGAGAGCTACTGTAAAtggggataaaattaattaatcgtttccaagaaaacgtattactgacattttgtatgtatgtTAAATGTGTGAacactgttttttataaatttttaaattgttgttagattgttgagagttgcttttttccataaatttgtgaataaaaGCTTGAATCGTGTTTGTAGTAATTGGTAATACATGCCtaataaagtaataaataaagcaaaacatttatacacattaaaatctCTGAAGAATACATCGATCAAATCCAGCTATCATCACGGGTTTTGTTACAGGtttctaagtaacaacaattaaaagataggTTTACGATATGGCAATCTAGCCAAAATTGTGCTCATACAAGTGTacataataaattaaccaCATTAAGTcagttggaaaaacaaatgacaaatatgtaataacatttgGGATTGCACGTACAGAGCGCAGTTTAAGCATCGACGATAgtagcattttttaacttttttttttgtattttgggtaGGTAAGTGTACACTTGTacacaaaaaatttcatcGTTTGCTAAATGCCCGTGGCCGTTATTtcggaaatataaaatctcaaatcattgaatgatcgaactctacttgctgcgacgtacaattgaaaactggttgcctcaataaaattccaattttttcgaatgtttgtttttgacacttatttattgtcatcgcaaatgcagctataattggaaattgacttctttgaaaattaaatggtaaaatagtacctgaatatgttaaatttatactAAACTTGATGCGTATTCTTGTTCCATAGAGTAATGCTTcctttgtatttaagtttcGGATCAGTAAAACgtgcaattaactttcaatactaacttatgtggtggcaaaccactaatagtcaaagaattttgtatttcactccgaagagttttttttttatgaataatctaaataaacttCCTCTTGGAGTGTCCTCGAAAAAGAAGAtgagtccataactcctttatttatcggaggattttaattatttatacaccaaattaaatggctcTAAATATGCTACAAAAAgccctaataaattcacatatagGTCCAAGGGCTTCAGGGCTAAactggcaaaaaaaaaaatttcaaatgcaaacacataatttttttaacacctctgatagagatttttattctaaagAGAATAGTGTATCACAAGTGTACACTTACCtacccaaaatacaaaaaaaagttaaaaaatgctacTATCGTCGATGCTTAAACTGTGCTCTGTACGTGCAATCCCAAATGTTATTACATAAAgtcgactcaagttgcaaaaaaccacttgtcatttgcaacagcattttttcaatatttttaaaccaaataaaggcacaaaaaggccagaaaatcatagtttggattgaatattttccatataagtacagttttaaagtaatttcaaacgactaatgccataaaattgctgttgcaaatccaaattggttttttgcaacttgagtcaacattatctgtcatttgttttttcaactaacttaatttggttaatttattacgttgtaacgcaatgaattttgatagattctcgcttggtgctcgtcatttgtttcaaaatgtagtgttatttttttaattttttttatatgaggTTACACATGTCATACATTATTGTTTTGAGactaaaaatctctatcagaattactaaaaaaagtatgtgtccgtatttgaaaaaaatattttgacagtttaaccttaAAGCAATTGGGTTTTACGTGAACTTAGTACCCGATTTTGTAgcttattcacaaccatttaatttggtgtatagataattaaaatccaccgataaataagggagctatggatttgtctcttttttgggagacactctgtatattttaatttaatttaatctttctgcactccttctccacataaactttaactatgccaaatctcacactcctccgtgcgcgcaatttgcttaaaaaggggtacaaaggttttccttcacgtattaatatacaggatgttagggaatggtcccccaagaatttcagggtgagtttgtgagggaaaatgtggtcgaaaaccttaacaccattttttcctaacatgaatggttttcttaaaaataaaaattttaaatagtgCCCCACTGTTTGAGAGcttttgcaccattttattgttgtgataattaaataaatagttaacattttgtaatgaaagtcAATTGCTTCGCaatcaaaaacaacaatgccTCATGTCAGATTTTCGAGTACCTACTGTCGCAATGACGTTtcggttttaaatatttcccttGGATAATAGATCATCAAAAACTAGCAGgactgcattttttattgacaaaatcaataattatatTCGAAATATTTATCTATCTAAATTCACCACAACCTTGAGGTTATTGCTGCAatgaactgaaattatttgtgCAGCTTCATTTGTGATACCACATCTCGATCAACTTCTGAAGTGATTTGAAATCGAGCACTGACCCTAATAAGATTCGTTAATTTCTGTGTAACTTTATtgatttgtatttgtattgaaaacattcataataatagttatttacacaattagtgggataaatgCTTAAAATATCCTCCGTTTGCCATTACATAAGCATACCTTCGGACAGCAGCATTGGCATTTCAGTTACATTCCCCATACACAAAATGCATATCTGCATACTCCTCGATAGAATATTCTGGCGTTGTAAACTATTGTATCTTTGCAGGTGACGGATAAAAGATAGACCAAGTCAAAGTGTAGgctttgacagtagtaaatttcaaatcgttaccaagcaatcatttttaaattgaaacatgCAAGATTTTTTCGTGCACAAAGCAAGATTTCAGCAGTCCCAAAACAGcagggaacaattttattttcagaaaacggtTCAATTTATCTAAAAGCGGTATAAAGGTTTTCGACTACATTTTCCCTGATAAACTctgaaattcttgggagaccattacctaacaccctgtatagataattaaactaaaacatttttttcaacatcgattatgaaaatgatactttcatcactcaacCCGATCATTCTTATCACCAGCGCTAATCCTTTACCGTTCACTACCTGCTACAAGACCTGAGAATTTCTGACCGCCGGGAGGAACTCCGCTGCCGCCAAAAAAACCTCAGTAACGTTCAAACTTAAagatttaatgaaaacggtcgaATTTTGACCGCTGGGCGACCTCTAATAAATGGAATTGTGTGCTGTTAGCTTTAAGTCCATCCCAACGAGACCATTACTGAGAAAGTCTACTGTGGTCAATGGAGAGATTTAAGGTAGAGTTGGAACAGAAACATTCATATGGGCTTAACATACATAGTTCTGTCAACGTAAAGCCGTATGTCGCACAAGAAACGCTACTATAGTTCAAGAACTTTGGATGTGGAATAATGACTCACTCATAGGTACTTCCTAAGTTATTCATTTATATTCCATATTAGCACCTGTTTTGGAGCTTGCACAATTATTTGAAAGGAAATGTTATGCAAAACTCCTACACAACTTATACAACTTTTTGGCTTTAAAGTCAGCAAATTTCATTCGCAGCGACGAGGGCTCTACTCTGGTAGCCTCATGGTGAAATAAAGGTCATTTGGAATAGTATCCAGTATACAGTTTACAATCCACTTACAGGTAAGAAACCGTCATTTTTGCCCGTTGAGTGTCGCCAAATATTTGGCTGAGGTTATTTAACACCCCACCATAAATTACCGGATGGGCCGATGGGGTGCTTTAAGATctgtttctttgttggtgtgatttatgatttttgtcaatatttctattcggcgtaaaaatagtatattaacaTTGTACAGTACTTGTACATTGTATAGTACTTATTAGAACCGGGCCTAGCACTGTGGCCAAGGGTTTTTCCACACTATTACGTCGTGATACTGGCAATAGTCGCACAGTATCTCCACCACTCAGTACCTACCACATCCTTCCGAAACAATCTTGGATTATTACCAATGTAGCTGAGAAGACTGAGGACGTCTACAGCAGCCCGCCCTCCCTAAAGAAAGAATGAAAAATGGTCCGTTGTCTTTTATTTTTCGTAACCTGTGCAGAACTCTTGTTGTGAGAGAGCAGTCGTTGATTAATTACATAGTGTTGTAAAAAGATTCTTCGTCCCTTGTACAGTCACATGATTTGTTTACGTAAATACTTGGAATAAGTTGCGTTATTTATAGATGACCCAACGTCTGTAATCTATTTGAATTGGTACCGGTAAAATGATAGGACGAATACTttgtggcaaaaaaaaaaatgaaataaacgcaaaaataaaaattcatattttgattatattttttgttattaaaaataaaagtgaaacTTTAGACATTAATTATCGACTTAAATTTTCAGATCCActggaaaataatattttggaTTCTACGCAAGAACCTGAGGATCTTGCAAATGTTTTCGTTGAAGATGAAGATATCGTTAAAGTTGACAAGGAAACAGTGTTCAAAATCGTGGATAAGATGTTCTTACCATCTTCGGTTTCGCAGGAGGTTCCTAAAGATAAGAGTAATGTTTTACTAGAAGATAATTCTAGAACTTCTCCAAGAAATGACGATTTGAATTCGAGCAGTAAAAGCAATAGTTCAACAAAATCTAAAGGTGCAATGGAAATGTTGACGTctttatcagaaattttaaacaacGATAATCCAagcgaaaaacaaaaatctgaAGGAAAACACCTTTTAAGTAGCCTGGCTGAAATCCTTATTTCCAGTGCTAGTACTAAATCACGATCTTGTGTTTTTGACGATTCAGGTCATTCTTCCATTGAAAGTGAACAAGTTGCAATTTCAGAAGCCGGCGAATGCTACGAAGTTTTAGATCtgagaaagaaaaatactCCTGAATCGAATATTAATCAGATTGAATCAAATGAGAATTGCATTCCGTTAGACCTGTCAATGAAATCAAAATCAGCCAATTCCGAAAAAACTTTTGTTAGTCCCAAAATGTTACCACCGAAATTTAATAGAAACCACAGGTCTCTGATAAATTTGAGTAGTAAGAGTACTGAAAGCAACTGCTCTCTGTCCAGTAATGAAAATAGAAGCTTAACTGACctcaacaaaatatttaaacccAGAAAGACAGAACCGAAGTTGTCTAACATGAAGAAAGGTCCAATGAAGGCCGTACTTTCAGTTGATACTATGGCTAGAAAGAGTGAGTTGTAGTTTTAACAattgccttttttttaatcaaatggGGGTGCCgccataattttttaaaattgttacattattttcaaaagATGGTGGTTTTGTGTAATAAATCCTTGATCAGTGTTTGTTTAAGGTGaagcattcaaaataacaCCCACTAGAGTAGACTCAAACTTGTCAAgctataaaatgaaaaaaacaagTACTCCAGTTAACGAGAGAAACTTAAAACCTATGGCACAATCCACTCCAAGCACTCCGAAAACTTCACACTCAGCTTCTTCATTGGGGAAATTAAACAATTCGATTAATTCTAGGTAAGAGTATTTGAGTCTTTAGGTTGataggtttttatttaaaacatttcagCCCAAGATTAGTAAAgcaaaaattgattaattCGGGGAAGAATTTGGCCGCCAGTAAAAGTTTTGaatctaaaaataaagtaaccaCTTTTACCAAAAGAGCTTCTATTGGTGATCAGAAGACGAGTCAGTATACTGAGAAAACAGATACTGGACGTTACAGCGTGGGAGAAA encodes:
- the LOC138126920 gene encoding uncharacterized protein, giving the protein MGDNLEFAGQSLLKKSSESSTLFHFKSVFDGTDARQDVFNLSQFEDFGRESLGIIDINHPDFGRESLSFLHNPLVDDFGRESLGIVNLNNLDIGRESLGITNIKTCDVIVNLDDTTVNDDNSINSLLNMGFLKQSSFNSNPSLHSFDNRKSETSFNSNRINSVLNGAFLNTPTVSISSSISSINPSFYSFSSNTTDIMNNALHNTSDFIKQLFKKSSTHTDLSKKCNSDKLQRRISSLPTVLEPQLKEFRQISVKSAQDDKCNNSKILENDFPEAVSFSEANEGFNDSVFVEASLIAARIADGSILNLDPLENNILDSTQEPEDLANVFVEDEDIVKVDKETVFKIVDKMFLPSSVSQEVPKDKSNVLLEDNSRTSPRNDDLNSSSKSNSSTKSKGAMEMLTSLSEILNNDNPSEKQKSEGKHLLSSLAEILISSASTKSRSCVFDDSGHSSIESEQVAISEAGECYEVLDLRKKNTPESNINQIESNENCIPLDLSMKSKSANSEKTFVSPKMLPPKFNRNHRSLINLSSKSTESNCSLSSNENRSLTDLNKIFKPRKTEPKLSNMKKGPMKAVLSVDTMARKSEAFKITPTRVDSNLSSYKMKKTSTPVNERNLKPMAQSTPSTPKTSHSASSLGKLNNSINSSPRLVKQKLINSGKNLAASKSFESKNKVTTFTKRASIGDQKTSQYTEKTDTGRYSVGEKSELSKKTGDNIKNTSVMKKRHSYSYSKTEQKSVLKENRSRSLVRSSLGKKCGKENLY